From one Paractinoplanes brasiliensis genomic stretch:
- a CDS encoding LacI family DNA-binding transcriptional regulator gives MAADGRRVTIATIAEAAGVSVPTVSRVLNGRTDVSPETRDRIEHLLREHDYRPRNSRQPLRAGLIDLVFHDLDSPWAVELIRGVEEVTHAAGVGTVISAVHRRTASTRQWLQNLRSRQSDGVVLVISDGAGPVYTELHRLNVPMVIIDPAGGAAADVPTIGATNWSGGRSATEHLISLGHERIGLIEGPRNLLCSRARLDGYRAALESAGLRVDRKLIEPGDFRHEGGFAAAQRLLDRDDPPTAIFASSDQMALGVYEAARLRGFRVPDDLSVVGFDDLPEARWSSPPLTTVRQPLADMGGLAARTVLRLSRGEPIETPRVELATELVIRESTVLLAETRRQAAE, from the coding sequence ATGGCCGCGGACGGAAGACGGGTCACTATCGCGACCATCGCCGAGGCTGCCGGCGTGTCCGTGCCCACGGTGTCGCGCGTGCTCAATGGGCGCACCGATGTGTCACCGGAGACGCGGGACCGCATCGAGCACCTGTTGCGCGAGCACGACTACCGGCCTCGTAACTCTCGCCAGCCGCTGCGTGCCGGCCTGATCGACCTGGTGTTCCACGACCTGGACAGCCCCTGGGCGGTCGAGCTGATCCGCGGCGTCGAGGAGGTCACGCACGCGGCTGGTGTCGGCACGGTGATCTCGGCCGTGCACCGGCGCACCGCGTCGACCCGTCAGTGGCTGCAAAATCTCCGCTCCCGCCAGTCCGACGGCGTGGTACTGGTGATCTCGGACGGGGCCGGACCCGTCTACACCGAGCTGCACCGGCTCAACGTGCCGATGGTGATCATCGACCCGGCCGGTGGGGCGGCGGCGGACGTGCCCACGATCGGGGCGACGAACTGGTCGGGCGGCCGCAGCGCCACCGAGCATCTGATCTCGCTGGGTCACGAGCGCATCGGACTGATCGAGGGTCCGCGTAACCTGCTCTGCAGCCGCGCCCGCCTGGATGGTTATCGGGCCGCGCTCGAGTCGGCCGGCCTGCGGGTCGACCGCAAACTGATCGAGCCGGGCGATTTCCGGCACGAGGGCGGTTTCGCCGCGGCGCAGCGGCTGCTCGACCGTGACGACCCGCCGACCGCGATCTTCGCCTCGAGCGACCAGATGGCGCTCGGCGTCTATGAGGCGGCCCGCCTGCGCGGTTTCCGGGTGCCCGACGATCTGAGCGTGGTCGGGTTCGACGACCTGCCCGAGGCGCGTTGGTCGTCGCCGCCGTTGACCACGGTTCGTCAGCCGCTGGCCGACATGGGCGGGCTCGCCGCGCGTACGGTCTTGCGACTGTCGCGAGGCGAGCCCATCGAGACTCCCCGGGTGGAGCTCGCGACCGAGCTGGTCATCCGGGAGAGCACCGTCCTACTTGCTGAAACCCGCCGTCAGGCCGCTGAGTAG
- a CDS encoding serine/threonine-protein kinase gives MPLVAGRYRLEESLGEGGMGKVWRARDVVLDRDVAVKEILLPDELGQAQRRTLREARAAARLGHPNVVQIFDVFEVDGRTWIVMEYVPSRSLQEVLRADGPMDPRRAARIGLDLLSALRAAHAAGVDHRDVKPANVLLADDGRVLLTDFGIATIEGDSLISSSDMLLGSPEYMSPERAKYGTAGLAADLWSLGATLYAAVEGQSPFRRGNALATLTALAADEPDPPVQAGPLEPLLLGLLRKDPALRLDAAAVEHQLRAAVAGAYGHALVPVRDSATTTSEVPPPPGADAAPAPAPVPADNAAPGPATADDAPDRTVPADDAPEGMAPASAATPPSADQEASAGPARSASIPLIPVQRSAPPPAVPPPAAPSRIPDAPVAVPADPVAVSGGARAAAVSGARPAAARRWIVAGSAVAAVLVAAVIWAVTRSDAGGTPQGSGAPAMTNSTQAAAPGEPQASSTPSSAPTATGPQSSPPANAAPPDDASSGKDLPTLPDGWRDYRDSTGFAVYVPEGWTRTREKGMVYFRQGSQVLGIDQTKKPAPDPVADWRGKAEYRVSIGDFPSYREIHIKEVDYFDKAADWEFTFTRNGVRQHVNNRGLITSPNQAYGIYWQTRDADWTRHRDDLQLVFDSFRPA, from the coding sequence ATGCCACTGGTCGCCGGTCGTTACCGCCTGGAAGAGAGCCTGGGCGAGGGCGGAATGGGTAAGGTCTGGCGGGCCCGGGACGTGGTGCTGGACCGCGACGTCGCGGTCAAGGAGATCCTCCTCCCGGACGAGCTGGGACAGGCCCAGCGCCGCACGCTGCGCGAGGCCCGCGCGGCGGCCCGGCTCGGCCACCCCAACGTCGTGCAGATCTTTGACGTCTTCGAGGTGGACGGGCGGACGTGGATCGTCATGGAGTACGTCCCGTCCCGCTCGCTGCAGGAGGTGCTGCGCGCCGACGGCCCGATGGACCCGCGCCGCGCCGCCCGCATCGGCCTCGACCTGCTGTCGGCCCTGCGCGCGGCCCATGCCGCGGGCGTCGACCACCGCGACGTGAAACCGGCCAACGTGCTGCTCGCCGACGACGGCCGCGTGCTGCTCACCGACTTCGGCATCGCCACCATCGAGGGTGACAGCCTGATCAGCAGCTCCGACATGCTGCTGGGCTCACCGGAATACATGTCACCCGAGCGGGCCAAGTACGGCACGGCCGGGCTGGCCGCCGACCTGTGGTCCCTGGGCGCGACCCTGTACGCCGCTGTCGAGGGCCAGTCGCCGTTCCGCCGGGGCAACGCGCTCGCCACGCTGACCGCCCTGGCCGCCGACGAGCCCGACCCGCCGGTACAGGCCGGCCCGCTGGAGCCGCTGCTGCTCGGCCTGCTCCGAAAGGATCCCGCTCTGCGCCTCGACGCGGCGGCGGTGGAACACCAGCTGCGTGCGGCCGTCGCCGGAGCCTATGGTCACGCCCTGGTTCCCGTACGGGACAGCGCCACCACCACGAGCGAGGTGCCCCCGCCGCCCGGGGCCGACGCGGCGCCCGCCCCAGCCCCGGTCCCCGCGGACAACGCCGCGCCCGGCCCGGCAACCGCGGATGACGCCCCGGACCGCACGGTCCCAGCCGATGACGCCCCGGAGGGCATGGCCCCTGCGTCCGCGGCCACCCCGCCCTCTGCCGATCAAGAGGCTTCCGCCGGCCCGGCCCGTTCGGCGTCGATCCCGCTCATCCCCGTGCAGCGGTCCGCGCCGCCACCAGCGGTGCCGCCTCCGGCTGCGCCTTCTCGGATTCCGGACGCGCCCGTGGCCGTTCCCGCTGATCCGGTGGCCGTCAGCGGTGGTGCTCGGGCAGCGGCCGTTTCCGGTGCTCGCCCGGCGGCAGCGCGGCGCTGGATCGTGGCGGGATCGGCCGTGGCCGCCGTCCTGGTGGCCGCCGTCATCTGGGCCGTGACCCGCTCCGACGCCGGCGGCACCCCCCAAGGCTCCGGCGCCCCCGCCATGACCAACTCGACGCAAGCCGCCGCCCCCGGCGAACCGCAGGCGTCCTCCACACCGTCGTCCGCCCCCACCGCCACCGGCCCGCAGTCCTCGCCGCCGGCCAACGCGGCCCCGCCCGACGACGCGTCCAGCGGCAAGGACCTGCCCACGCTCCCGGACGGCTGGCGCGATTACCGGGACAGCACCGGTTTCGCCGTCTACGTCCCCGAGGGCTGGACCCGGACGCGGGAGAAGGGAATGGTCTACTTCCGCCAGGGCTCCCAGGTGCTCGGCATCGACCAGACCAAGAAGCCGGCCCCCGACCCGGTCGCCGACTGGCGCGGCAAGGCCGAGTACAGGGTTTCCATCGGCGACTTCCCGTCCTACCGCGAGATCCACATCAAAGAGGTCGACTACTTCGACAAGGCGGCCGACTGGGAGTTCACGTTCACCCGCAACGGCGTCCGCCAGCACGTCAACAACCGCGGCCTCATCACGTCACCCAACCAGGCGTACGGCATCTACTGGCAGACCCGCGACGCCGACTGGACCCGCCACCGCGACGACCTCCAACTGGTCTTCGACAGCTTCCGCCCGGCCTAG
- a CDS encoding CoA-acylating methylmalonate-semialdehyde dehydrogenase, giving the protein MNRIAHWIGGAERPGTSGRVGPVFNPATGEQTAEVDLASTAEVGEAVAVAVEAAKQWRSASLSKRSAVLFKFRELLAARSGDLAAVITSEHGKVLSDAAGEVARGLENAEFATGIPHLMKGSFSEQAATGVDVYSIKQPLGVVAGITPFNFPAMVPLWMCTTAIAAGNAFVLKPSEKDPSASLFLAALWREAGLPEGVFTVINGDKEAVDAILTHPDIAAVSFVGSTPIAKYIYETGTAHGKRVQALGGAKNHMVVLPDAELEAAADAAVNAAYGSAGERCMAVSVVVAVGDVAGPLVDAIAARLPKLRIGAGTDPESQMGPLITAQHREKVAGYIAKGAEEGATVVTDGREAELPGDGYFLGVTLLDNVTPDMDVYTDEIFGPVLCVVRARTYAEAVALINDNEYGNGTAIFTRDGGAARQFQFDVNAGMVGVNVPIPVPVAYYSFGGWKASLFGDTHMYGPDGIHFFTRSKVVTSRWPDPGTSAIDLGFPTNH; this is encoded by the coding sequence ATGAATCGCATCGCGCACTGGATCGGTGGCGCCGAGCGCCCCGGCACGTCGGGACGGGTCGGGCCCGTCTTCAACCCCGCCACCGGCGAGCAGACCGCCGAGGTCGATCTCGCCTCGACCGCCGAGGTCGGTGAGGCCGTCGCGGTCGCCGTCGAGGCCGCGAAGCAGTGGCGTTCGGCGTCGCTGTCGAAGCGGTCCGCCGTGCTGTTCAAGTTCCGTGAGCTGCTGGCCGCCCGCAGCGGCGATCTGGCCGCGGTCATCACCAGCGAGCACGGCAAGGTGCTTTCGGACGCCGCCGGCGAGGTGGCCCGCGGCCTGGAGAACGCCGAGTTCGCGACCGGCATCCCGCACCTGATGAAGGGCTCGTTCTCGGAGCAGGCGGCCACCGGCGTCGACGTCTATTCGATCAAGCAGCCGCTCGGGGTGGTCGCCGGCATCACGCCGTTCAACTTCCCGGCCATGGTGCCGCTGTGGATGTGCACCACGGCGATCGCGGCCGGCAACGCGTTCGTGCTCAAGCCCAGCGAGAAGGACCCGTCGGCCTCGCTGTTCCTGGCCGCGCTCTGGCGCGAGGCCGGCCTGCCCGAGGGCGTCTTCACCGTGATCAACGGGGACAAGGAGGCGGTCGACGCCATCCTGACGCACCCGGACATCGCCGCTGTCAGTTTTGTCGGCTCGACCCCGATCGCGAAGTACATCTACGAGACCGGCACCGCGCACGGAAAGCGGGTGCAGGCCCTCGGCGGCGCCAAGAACCACATGGTGGTGCTGCCCGACGCCGAGCTGGAGGCGGCCGCCGACGCCGCGGTGAACGCCGCGTACGGCTCGGCCGGTGAGCGCTGCATGGCGGTCTCGGTCGTGGTGGCCGTCGGCGACGTGGCCGGCCCGCTGGTCGACGCTATCGCCGCCCGGCTGCCCAAGCTGCGCATCGGCGCCGGCACGGACCCGGAGTCGCAGATGGGCCCCCTGATCACCGCCCAGCACCGGGAGAAGGTGGCCGGCTACATCGCGAAGGGCGCCGAGGAGGGCGCGACAGTGGTCACCGACGGCCGCGAGGCCGAGCTGCCCGGCGACGGCTACTTCCTCGGGGTCACGCTGCTCGACAACGTCACCCCGGACATGGACGTCTACACCGACGAGATCTTCGGCCCGGTGCTCTGCGTCGTGCGGGCCCGGACGTACGCCGAGGCGGTCGCGCTGATCAACGACAACGAGTACGGCAACGGCACCGCCATCTTCACCCGCGACGGCGGCGCGGCCCGGCAGTTCCAGTTCGACGTGAACGCGGGCATGGTCGGCGTCAACGTGCCCATCCCGGTTCCGGTGGCCTACTACTCGTTCGGCGGCTGGAAGGCCTCGCTGTTCGGCGACACCCACATGTACGGTCCTGACGGCATCCACTTCTTCACCCGCTCGAAGGTGGTCACGTCACGCTGGCCGGACCCGGGCACGTCGGCGATCGATCTCGGCTTCCCGACCAACCACTGA
- a CDS encoding aminobutyraldehyde dehydrogenase gives MSAALPVLRNFVGGEHAETAEGTTSPVIDPSTGEAYALAPVSTGRDVDAAMAAAATGFEVWRDATPAERQRALLRIADAVEARADEIIAAECRNTGKPVEATRAEEMGPLLDELRFFAGAARVLEGRSAGEYLRDHTSYVRREPIGVCAQITPWNYPMVMAVWKFAPAVAAGNAVVLKPSDTTPVTTLLLAEIAAEFLPPGVLNVVCGDRDTGRAVVAHPAPQLVSITGSTRAGMEVAVSAAADLKRAHLELGGKAPVIVFDDADVAATAQAIAGAGYFNAGQDCTAATRVLVHGRVAADFTDALAEAARDTRVGAPSDTEAFFGPVNNANQLARVQGFLDRTPDHASIVTGGKRIGERGYFLEPTVVAGLRQRDEMIQDEVFGPVITVQSFDDEDAAVRWANDVRFGLSASVWTQNHGRAMRVSRRLDFGAVWINTHLPFVSEMPHGGFGHSGYGKDLSMYGFEEYTRIKHVMSYLG, from the coding sequence GTGAGCGCCGCGCTGCCCGTTCTGCGCAACTTTGTCGGTGGCGAACACGCCGAAACCGCAGAGGGGACCACCTCGCCGGTCATCGACCCGAGCACGGGGGAGGCGTACGCGCTGGCGCCGGTCTCGACAGGGCGGGATGTGGATGCGGCGATGGCCGCGGCGGCAACCGGCTTCGAGGTGTGGCGGGACGCGACCCCGGCCGAGCGGCAGCGGGCGCTGTTGCGGATAGCCGACGCGGTCGAGGCGAGGGCTGACGAGATCATCGCGGCCGAGTGCCGGAACACCGGCAAACCGGTCGAGGCGACCCGGGCCGAGGAGATGGGGCCGCTCCTCGACGAGCTGCGCTTCTTCGCGGGCGCGGCGCGCGTCCTGGAAGGCAGGTCGGCGGGGGAGTACCTGCGCGACCACACGTCGTACGTGCGGCGCGAGCCGATCGGCGTGTGCGCGCAGATCACCCCGTGGAACTACCCGATGGTCATGGCGGTCTGGAAGTTCGCCCCGGCGGTCGCGGCCGGCAACGCTGTGGTGCTCAAGCCGTCGGACACCACCCCGGTGACCACCCTGCTGCTGGCCGAGATCGCCGCCGAGTTCCTGCCGCCGGGCGTGCTCAACGTGGTCTGCGGCGACCGGGACACCGGCCGGGCCGTGGTCGCCCATCCGGCGCCGCAACTGGTCTCGATCACCGGCTCGACCCGGGCCGGCATGGAGGTCGCGGTCTCGGCCGCCGCCGACCTCAAGCGGGCCCACCTCGAGCTGGGCGGCAAGGCGCCGGTCATCGTGTTCGACGACGCCGACGTGGCGGCCACCGCCCAGGCGATCGCCGGGGCCGGTTACTTCAACGCGGGGCAGGACTGCACGGCGGCCACTCGGGTGCTGGTGCACGGCCGGGTCGCCGCCGACTTCACCGACGCGCTGGCCGAGGCCGCCCGCGACACCAGGGTCGGCGCGCCGTCGGACACCGAGGCGTTCTTCGGCCCGGTCAACAACGCGAATCAGCTGGCGCGGGTGCAGGGCTTCCTCGACCGTACGCCGGATCATGCGAGCATCGTGACCGGCGGCAAGCGGATCGGCGAGCGTGGCTATTTCCTCGAGCCGACGGTCGTGGCCGGGCTCCGCCAGCGCGACGAGATGATCCAGGACGAGGTGTTCGGGCCGGTCATCACGGTGCAGTCGTTCGACGACGAGGACGCCGCAGTCCGCTGGGCCAACGACGTCCGGTTCGGACTGAGCGCCAGCGTGTGGACGCAGAACCACGGTCGTGCGATGCGGGTGTCGCGCCGGCTCGACTTCGGCGCCGTCTGGATCAACACGCACCTTCCGTTCGTGTCCGAGATGCCGCACGGCGGGTTCGGCCACTCCGGCTACGGCAAGGACCTTTCGATGTACGGGTTCGAGGAGTACACCCGGATCAAGCACGTGATGAGCTACCTCGGCTGA
- a CDS encoding ABC transporter ATP-binding protein → MTTPQNSAVRARSAATGDTPAIEFVGVNKNYLSHGETVPAVKRTDLAIAQGEFFSLLGPSGCGKTTTMRMIAGFEEPTAGKVLLDGQDVTGVAANKRDVNMVFQSYALFPHLNTYQNVAFGLERKKVAKSEIGRRVAEILEIVSLTGMEKRSPREMSGGQQQRVALARALVNRPRALLLDEPLGALDLKLRQQMQIELKRIQREVGITFVYVTHDQGEALTMSDRIAVMNAGVIEQLGSPREIYERPASRFVAGFIGTSNIVDGHVERVEGGLALLSYTAQDRVVVPAGPSTRTGDKLEVSIRPEKIDLHRGVPPVTATGGSVLSGTVTEVVYHGTSTNYTVATAAGADFTVFDQNASNAEDLAVRGDRVYLTWAPQHSYPIGV, encoded by the coding sequence ATGACCACCCCTCAGAACAGCGCCGTACGCGCCCGGTCGGCGGCCACCGGTGACACGCCCGCGATCGAGTTCGTCGGCGTGAACAAGAATTACCTGTCGCACGGCGAGACGGTGCCCGCCGTCAAACGGACCGACCTGGCGATCGCTCAGGGGGAGTTCTTCTCGCTGCTGGGCCCGTCGGGGTGCGGCAAGACCACGACGATGCGCATGATCGCGGGCTTCGAGGAGCCGACCGCGGGCAAGGTGCTGCTGGACGGTCAGGACGTCACCGGCGTGGCCGCCAACAAGCGCGACGTCAACATGGTGTTCCAGTCGTACGCCCTCTTCCCGCACCTGAACACGTACCAGAATGTCGCCTTCGGCCTGGAGCGCAAGAAGGTCGCCAAGAGCGAGATCGGCCGCCGGGTGGCCGAGATCCTCGAGATCGTGTCGCTGACCGGGATGGAGAAGCGCTCGCCCCGCGAGATGTCGGGCGGCCAGCAGCAGCGGGTCGCGCTGGCCCGGGCGCTGGTCAACCGGCCGCGGGCGCTGCTGCTGGACGAGCCGCTGGGCGCGCTCGACCTCAAGCTGCGCCAGCAGATGCAGATCGAGCTCAAGCGCATCCAACGTGAGGTCGGCATCACCTTCGTCTACGTCACCCACGACCAGGGCGAGGCGCTGACCATGTCGGACCGGATCGCGGTCATGAACGCGGGCGTGATCGAGCAGCTGGGCTCGCCGCGCGAGATCTACGAGCGGCCCGCGAGCCGGTTCGTGGCCGGCTTCATCGGCACCTCGAACATCGTGGACGGACACGTCGAGCGGGTCGAGGGCGGGCTGGCCCTGCTCAGCTACACCGCCCAGGACAGGGTGGTGGTGCCGGCCGGGCCGTCGACGCGTACGGGGGACAAGCTGGAGGTGTCGATCCGCCCCGAAAAGATCGACTTGCACCGGGGTGTTCCGCCGGTCACCGCCACGGGCGGCAGCGTGCTCTCGGGCACCGTGACCGAAGTGGTTTATCACGGAACCTCAACGAATTACACCGTGGCGACCGCGGCCGGCGCGGATTTCACCGTCTTCGATCAGAATGCGTCGAACGCCGAAGATCTCGCGGTCCGCGGCGATCGTGTCTACCTCACCTGGGCCCCCCAGCACTCATATCCGATCGGAGTCTGA
- a CDS encoding polyamine ABC transporter substrate-binding protein — protein MSASNLSDPSLLRGLTQRRFGRRDALRLSGLAALGGALAACGVQGQGTQAPVSAEPDAVAKFWNGKVKNGTLNFANWPLYMDPKQPEIKKFTQKTGIKVKYSEVIQEMGPWFAKVQPQLSAGQSIGYDLMVITNSFQFTQFRDSGFLAPLDHAKLPNYAKNAGAAYKKEAFDPGNAYSIPWASGMTGIAYDFKKTGREITKLADLWDPKFKGKVGMFSDIQELGNFGLMALGIDPAKSNVDDWNKAAEHLKKQKEAGIVRNYYDQSYIDALGSGEVWLTQAWSGDIFQKNISDGTDFRFVIPEEGGTIWTDNMTIPITAQNPVDALMMMDFFYEIENAATLAEYINYVCPVPAAQPVIRSHAGKASGDDKDALLAVADSKLVFPTSAEYENLHYYVAFEATSEQQKFQKTFEPIVLG, from the coding sequence ATGTCCGCGTCGAACCTCTCCGACCCCTCCCTCCTCCGTGGCCTGACCCAGCGTCGCTTCGGCCGTCGGGACGCGCTTCGGCTCTCCGGACTCGCCGCCCTCGGTGGCGCCCTCGCCGCCTGTGGTGTGCAGGGGCAGGGCACGCAGGCGCCGGTCAGTGCCGAGCCCGACGCCGTGGCCAAGTTCTGGAACGGCAAGGTCAAGAACGGCACGCTGAACTTCGCGAACTGGCCGCTCTACATGGACCCGAAGCAGCCCGAGATCAAGAAGTTCACCCAGAAGACCGGCATCAAGGTGAAGTACAGCGAGGTCATCCAGGAGATGGGCCCGTGGTTCGCCAAGGTGCAGCCGCAGCTGTCGGCGGGCCAGTCCATCGGGTACGACCTGATGGTCATCACCAACAGCTTCCAGTTCACGCAGTTCCGCGACTCGGGCTTCCTGGCCCCGCTCGACCACGCGAAGCTGCCGAACTACGCCAAGAACGCCGGCGCCGCGTACAAGAAGGAGGCGTTCGACCCGGGCAACGCGTACTCGATCCCGTGGGCCTCAGGCATGACCGGCATCGCGTACGACTTCAAGAAGACCGGCCGCGAGATCACCAAGCTGGCCGACCTGTGGGACCCGAAGTTCAAGGGCAAGGTCGGCATGTTCTCCGACATCCAGGAGCTCGGCAACTTCGGCCTGATGGCGCTGGGCATCGACCCGGCCAAGTCGAACGTGGACGACTGGAACAAGGCGGCCGAGCACCTCAAGAAGCAGAAGGAAGCGGGCATCGTCCGCAACTACTACGACCAGAGCTACATCGACGCGCTCGGCAGCGGCGAGGTGTGGCTGACCCAGGCCTGGTCGGGCGACATCTTCCAGAAGAACATCTCGGACGGCACCGACTTCCGGTTCGTGATCCCCGAGGAGGGCGGCACGATCTGGACGGACAACATGACCATCCCGATCACGGCCCAGAACCCGGTCGACGCGCTCATGATGATGGACTTCTTCTACGAGATCGAGAACGCCGCCACGCTCGCCGAGTACATCAACTACGTCTGCCCGGTGCCCGCCGCGCAGCCGGTGATCCGCTCCCACGCCGGCAAGGCGTCCGGCGACGACAAGGACGCCCTGCTCGCCGTCGCCGATTCCAAGCTCGTGTTCCCGACCAGCGCCGAATACGAGAACCTGCACTACTACGTGGCGTTCGAGGCCACCAGCGAGCAGCAGAAGTTCCAGAAGACCTTCGAACCCATCGTGCTGGGGTGA
- a CDS encoding ABC transporter permease, with amino-acid sequence MSRLKNKLTPYLLVLPGGVWLLVFFAVPMVAMLSLSLQEGDIVHGYVFTGHWQTYTEAISAYDTQIIRSLIYGAIATIVLIVLAFPVAYWIAFYGGRRKPTYLFLVLLPFFVSFVLRTISWRQILTDEGPLLNPLREAGLIGQSFHILGTPFAVIAGLVYNFLPFMVLPIYVALERIDPRVVEAARDLYANPATTFRKVIFPLALPGVFAGVLMTFVPASSDFVNSEVLGSSETTMIGQVIQAQFLENSDYPTASALSFVLMLVLLIGVFTYARILGTEDVMKVAAR; translated from the coding sequence ATGAGCAGGCTCAAGAACAAGCTGACCCCGTACCTGCTGGTGCTGCCGGGCGGGGTCTGGCTGCTGGTCTTCTTCGCGGTGCCGATGGTCGCGATGCTGTCGCTCTCCCTGCAGGAGGGCGACATCGTCCACGGCTACGTCTTCACCGGGCACTGGCAGACGTACACCGAGGCCATTTCCGCGTACGACACCCAGATCATCCGGTCGCTGATCTACGGCGCCATCGCGACGATCGTCCTCATCGTTCTGGCGTTCCCGGTGGCGTACTGGATCGCGTTCTACGGCGGCCGGCGCAAACCCACCTACCTGTTCCTGGTGCTGCTGCCGTTCTTCGTCTCGTTCGTCCTCCGGACGATCTCGTGGCGGCAGATCCTGACCGACGAGGGCCCGCTGCTGAACCCGCTGCGGGAGGCCGGCCTGATCGGGCAGTCGTTCCACATCCTCGGCACGCCGTTCGCGGTCATCGCCGGCCTGGTCTACAACTTCCTGCCGTTCATGGTGCTGCCGATCTATGTGGCGCTCGAGCGCATCGACCCGCGCGTGGTCGAGGCGGCCCGCGACCTGTATGCCAACCCGGCCACCACGTTCCGCAAGGTGATCTTCCCGCTCGCCCTGCCCGGGGTCTTCGCCGGCGTGCTGATGACCTTCGTGCCGGCCAGCTCGGACTTCGTCAACTCCGAGGTGCTGGGCAGCTCCGAGACCACGATGATCGGGCAGGTCATCCAGGCCCAGTTCCTCGAGAACTCCGACTACCCGACCGCGTCGGCGCTCTCGTTCGTGCTGATGCTCGTGCTGCTGATCGGCGTTTTCACGTACGCCCGCATCCTCGGCACCGAGGACGTCATGAAGGTGGCCGCCCGATGA
- a CDS encoding ABC transporter permease, whose product MTAPTLDRPPSAEVEAAARIKPRRRITGAGLLHAWTWLIIGWLVLPIAVMILFGFNDTPGRYNQTWVGFTVKWYGRLFEYPDLTSALITSIVIAIVASLLSGALGTGIGYALGRYRFRGSGSLNLIMFATMSSPELIMGASLLSLFVSAGAGLGPVTITIAHVMFSISFVAVVVRARVMTLDRSIEEAAADLGASPWTTFWKVTFPIILPAVFSGVLLAFALSIDDFIVTAFTAGTTKTFPLWIWGATRVGIPPQVNVMGTLIFAVGVFFALAAGIRSSSKGKRD is encoded by the coding sequence ATGACCGCGCCGACGCTCGACCGCCCGCCGTCCGCCGAGGTCGAGGCGGCGGCACGGATCAAGCCACGGCGCCGGATCACCGGGGCGGGCCTGCTGCACGCGTGGACCTGGCTGATCATCGGCTGGCTCGTGCTGCCGATCGCCGTGATGATCCTGTTCGGCTTCAACGACACCCCGGGCCGCTACAACCAGACCTGGGTCGGGTTCACGGTCAAGTGGTACGGGCGGCTGTTCGAGTACCCCGACCTGACCAGCGCCCTGATCACGTCGATCGTCATCGCGATCGTGGCCAGCCTGCTCTCCGGCGCGCTGGGCACCGGCATCGGCTACGCGCTGGGCCGCTACCGCTTCCGCGGCTCCGGCTCGCTCAACCTGATCATGTTCGCGACGATGAGCTCGCCCGAGCTGATCATGGGTGCGTCGCTGCTCAGCCTGTTCGTCTCTGCCGGGGCCGGGCTCGGCCCGGTGACGATCACGATCGCGCACGTGATGTTCTCGATCTCGTTCGTCGCGGTGGTCGTACGGGCGCGGGTCATGACGCTGGACCGCTCGATCGAGGAGGCCGCGGCCGACCTGGGCGCGAGCCCGTGGACCACGTTCTGGAAGGTCACGTTCCCGATCATCCTGCCCGCGGTGTTCTCCGGCGTCCTGCTGGCGTTCGCGCTCTCCATCGACGACTTCATCGTCACCGCGTTCACGGCGGGCACCACCAAGACGTTCCCGTTGTGGATCTGGGGCGCCACCCGCGTCGGCATCCCGCCGCAGGTCAATGTCATGGGAACGCTCATCTTCGCGGTCGGTGTGTTCTTCGCGCTGGCCGCCGGCATCCGCTCGTCGAGCAAGGGTAAGCGGGACTGA